In Flammeovirgaceae bacterium 311, one DNA window encodes the following:
- a CDS encoding phosphoribosylanthranilate isomerase (COG0135 Phosphoribosylanthranilate isomerase), with translation MERSLKVKVCGMKDPENLQAVAALQPDYLGFIFFEKSPRYMPHSLQPESLAQLPKHIKKVGVFVNAPAEEVLAQVCRYGLQAVQLHGDESPALCRQLQQAGLEVIKVFRVGEGFSLDQLQPYVEVADYFLFDTQGKQYGGNGRAFNWQLIEGYSLQVPIILSGGVEVTSLEQLAQLQHLPLHALDVNSKFETAPGLKNISALQELLQHPVLLADNKKQL, from the coding sequence ATGGAGCGTTCTCTGAAAGTAAAGGTGTGTGGCATGAAGGATCCGGAAAACCTGCAGGCAGTTGCTGCCCTGCAGCCGGATTACCTGGGATTTATTTTTTTTGAGAAAAGTCCCCGCTATATGCCGCATAGCCTGCAGCCGGAAAGCCTTGCGCAGTTGCCTAAGCATATCAAAAAGGTAGGGGTATTTGTAAATGCCCCTGCCGAAGAAGTCTTAGCGCAGGTCTGTCGCTACGGGTTACAGGCAGTGCAGCTTCATGGGGACGAATCGCCCGCCCTTTGCAGGCAGCTGCAGCAGGCAGGGCTGGAGGTAATCAAAGTATTTCGGGTAGGAGAGGGCTTCAGTCTTGATCAGCTCCAACCATACGTCGAAGTAGCAGATTACTTTCTGTTCGATACCCAGGGGAAGCAATATGGAGGCAATGGCCGGGCTTTTAACTGGCAACTGATCGAGGGGTATTCGCTGCAGGTGCCCATTATCCTTAGTGGTGGGGTAGAGGTTACCTCACTGGAGCAATTGGCTCAGCTGCAGCACCTGCCACTCCATGCCCTGGATGTGAACAGTAAGTTTGAAACAGCACCAGGGCTTAAAAATATATCGGCCCTGCAGGAGCTGTTACAGCATCCGGTACTTTTAGCAGATAACAAGAAACAGTTATGA
- a CDS encoding anthranilate synthase component I (COG0147 Anthranilate/para-aminobenzoate synthases component I), which yields MEAVENKVFNLVTKSKKLLADTHTPVSIYLKLRDRYANPLLLESSDYHSADNSFSYICCEPLASFIVQNEEIQLTYPDGSRRQVAVAQRQQVIEKLYHFSSAFSAEEPYARFVTGGLFGYMSYEAVRYFEDISLQPGNKIPDIQYSVFRYVIVLDHFRNELYLFEHGLEGQQLNGGLDTLESVLQNKNLPSYTFETTGEEKTNIEDAEFLEIIQKGIDHCQRGDVFQIVLSRRFQTAYKGDDFNVYRALRSINPSPYLFYFDYGNFRIFGSSPEAQLVMKGDKAQIFPIAGTFRRTGNDEADAELARRLAQDPKENAEHVMLVDLARNDLSRHGHSVEVKKLKEIQFYSHVIHLVSMVQGTLDAGINPVQMVADTFPAGTLSGAPKHMAMQLIERLEPSPRSYYGGAIGFMGFNGGDRKPLFNHAIMIRSFLSKDGVLHYQAGGGVVAKSSTEGELQEVHNKLAALRKALQLAQTLK from the coding sequence ATGGAAGCTGTAGAAAATAAAGTTTTTAACCTGGTAACCAAAAGCAAAAAGCTACTGGCCGATACCCATACGCCGGTAAGCATTTACCTGAAACTGCGGGATCGTTACGCCAACCCGCTGCTGCTGGAAAGCTCCGACTACCACAGTGCCGATAATAGCTTTAGCTATATCTGCTGCGAACCCCTGGCAAGCTTTATCGTGCAAAATGAAGAGATTCAGCTTACCTACCCCGATGGCAGCCGCAGGCAGGTAGCCGTTGCCCAGCGCCAGCAGGTAATCGAAAAACTTTACCATTTTTCTTCAGCCTTTTCGGCAGAGGAGCCTTATGCACGTTTTGTAACCGGAGGCTTGTTTGGCTACATGAGCTACGAAGCAGTCCGTTATTTTGAAGACATCAGCCTGCAGCCCGGAAACAAGATTCCGGATATTCAGTATAGTGTATTCCGTTATGTGATTGTGCTCGATCATTTCCGCAACGAGCTTTACCTTTTTGAGCACGGCCTGGAAGGGCAGCAGCTGAACGGAGGGCTTGATACGCTGGAATCGGTACTGCAAAACAAAAACCTACCCTCTTACACCTTTGAGACAACCGGTGAAGAAAAGACCAACATAGAAGATGCGGAGTTTCTGGAGATAATTCAGAAAGGCATAGATCACTGCCAGCGGGGCGATGTATTTCAGATCGTATTAAGCCGTCGCTTTCAAACAGCCTATAAAGGCGACGATTTTAATGTGTACCGTGCCCTGCGCAGCATTAATCCCTCGCCATACTTATTCTATTTTGATTATGGCAACTTTCGCATCTTTGGCTCCTCTCCAGAGGCCCAGCTGGTGATGAAAGGCGATAAAGCCCAGATATTTCCCATTGCAGGTACCTTCAGGCGCACCGGCAACGACGAGGCCGATGCCGAGCTGGCACGCAGGCTGGCCCAGGATCCAAAGGAAAACGCTGAGCACGTAATGCTGGTAGATCTTGCCCGCAACGACCTAAGCCGCCATGGCCATTCTGTGGAAGTAAAAAAACTAAAGGAAATTCAGTTCTACTCACACGTAATACACCTGGTATCGATGGTGCAGGGAACGCTAGATGCAGGCATTAACCCGGTCCAGATGGTAGCCGATACTTTTCCGGCCGGTACCCTGAGCGGCGCTCCCAAACACATGGCCATGCAGCTCATTGAGCGTCTGGAGCCCAGCCCGCGCAGCTATTATGGTGGTGCCATTGGCTTTATGGGCTTCAACGGTGGCGACAGAAAACCTTTATTCAATCATGCTATTATGATTCGTTCTTTCCTTAGCAAAGATGGTGTGCTGCACTACCAGGCTGGTGGCGGTGTTGTGGCCAAAAGCAGTACCGAAGGAGAATTACAGGAAGTGCATAATAAACTGGCTGCGCTTCGCAAAGCCTTACAACTGGCTCAAACGCTTAAATAA
- a CDS encoding tryptophan synthase subunit beta (COG0133 Tryptophan synthase beta chain): MNTENIKPSFAVNDRGYYGQFGGSFIPEMLYPNVEELRERYLEIIYSPEFQQEYHQLLRDYVGRPTPLYPAKRLSEEFGAQIFLKREDLCHTGAHKVNNTVGQILLAKRLGKHKIIAETGAGQHGVATATVCALMGLECIVYMGSHDMERQKPNVERMKILGAEVRPATSGSQTLKDATNEAMRHWINNPQETHYIIGSVVGPHPYPDMVTRLQAIISEEIRWQLKEKTGSELPTHVVACVGGGSNAAGAFYHYLDEPEVKLVAVEAAGKGVSSGQSAATTALGKPGVLHGSQTLLMQTEDGQVVEPYSISAGLDYPGIGPLHAHLFNSKRAQFIAITDADAMDAGIHLARREGIIPAVESAHALAALKEMQLQPTDIVVVNLSGRGDKDLETYIRWGGY; this comes from the coding sequence ATGAACACTGAAAATATAAAACCATCTTTTGCTGTAAACGACAGGGGCTATTATGGCCAGTTTGGCGGCAGCTTTATTCCCGAAATGCTCTATCCCAATGTGGAAGAGCTGCGGGAGCGCTACCTCGAGATCATCTACAGCCCCGAGTTTCAGCAGGAGTATCACCAGCTGTTGCGCGATTATGTAGGCAGACCCACACCGCTTTATCCGGCCAAGCGTCTTTCAGAAGAATTCGGGGCACAGATATTCCTGAAGCGGGAAGACCTCTGCCACACCGGCGCACACAAGGTAAATAATACTGTTGGGCAGATTCTTTTGGCGAAGCGCCTGGGCAAGCACAAGATTATTGCTGAAACCGGCGCCGGCCAGCACGGTGTAGCAACTGCAACGGTATGCGCCCTGATGGGACTTGAGTGCATTGTGTACATGGGCAGCCATGATATGGAGCGCCAGAAACCCAATGTAGAACGCATGAAGATCCTGGGAGCCGAAGTTCGGCCAGCTACCAGCGGCAGCCAGACCCTGAAGGATGCCACCAACGAAGCCATGCGCCACTGGATCAACAATCCACAGGAAACGCATTATATCATTGGCAGTGTAGTAGGCCCGCACCCTTACCCCGACATGGTAACCCGTTTGCAGGCCATCATCAGCGAAGAGATCCGCTGGCAGCTAAAAGAAAAAACAGGTTCGGAGCTTCCTACCCATGTGGTAGCCTGTGTGGGTGGAGGTTCCAATGCCGCCGGTGCTTTTTACCATTACCTCGATGAGCCTGAAGTGAAACTGGTTGCGGTAGAAGCAGCAGGAAAGGGGGTAAGCAGCGGCCAGTCTGCGGCAACCACTGCACTGGGTAAGCCAGGCGTGTTGCATGGCAGCCAAACCCTGCTGATGCAAACCGAAGATGGCCAGGTAGTGGAGCCCTACAGCATTTCTGCCGGATTAGACTATCCGGGTATTGGTCCGCTCCACGCGCACCTGTTCAACAGCAAGCGTGCCCAATTTATTGCCATTACCGATGCCGATGCCATGGATGCCGGTATTCACCTGGCCAGAAGGGAAGGCATTATCCCTGCCGTGGAATCTGCCCATGCACTGGCAGCATTGAAAGAAATGCAGCTTCAGCCAACAGATATAGTAGTAGTAAACCTTAGCGGCCGAGGCGATAAAGACTTGGAGACCTATATCCGCTGGGGAGGGTATTGA
- a CDS encoding aldo/keto reductase (COG0667 Predicted oxidoreductases (related to aryl-alcohol dehydrogenases)): MAENTTSAFEKHFTIGGDLKVNRMGYGAMRITGEGIWGPPKDREEAIRVLQRTVELGINFIDTADSYGPHVSEELIAEALYPYPENLVIATKGGLLRTGPNQWPINAHPDHLQEALEGSLKRLKQDRIDLYQLHRVDPEVPFEKSLNFLKKVQEQGLVKHIGLSEVSVDQIKKAQEYVEVVSVQNKYSVDNRDWEDELEYCIEQGIAFIPWYPLNAGNVQALEVLNSIADRHQASAHQIALSWLLHHAPNILLIPGTSKVKHLEENYKASSITLSEEDMQELNKLGNRK, encoded by the coding sequence ATGGCAGAAAATACAACATCAGCTTTTGAGAAGCATTTTACGATTGGTGGAGATTTGAAAGTAAACAGGATGGGTTATGGCGCTATGCGTATTACAGGAGAAGGCATATGGGGACCTCCAAAAGATAGAGAAGAAGCCATCCGGGTACTCCAGCGTACTGTAGAACTGGGCATAAACTTTATAGATACTGCCGACAGCTATGGGCCTCATGTTTCAGAAGAGTTAATAGCTGAAGCCTTATATCCCTATCCGGAAAACTTAGTAATAGCCACAAAAGGAGGTCTGCTTCGAACAGGTCCTAACCAGTGGCCTATTAACGCTCATCCTGATCATTTACAGGAAGCCCTGGAGGGAAGCCTGAAACGTTTAAAACAGGATAGGATAGATTTATACCAGTTGCACCGTGTAGATCCAGAAGTACCTTTTGAAAAATCGCTTAATTTTCTGAAGAAGGTGCAGGAGCAGGGACTTGTAAAACACATTGGCCTGTCTGAAGTATCTGTAGACCAGATCAAAAAAGCTCAGGAATATGTAGAGGTTGTATCTGTACAAAACAAATACAGTGTAGATAATCGTGATTGGGAGGATGAACTTGAATACTGCATTGAGCAGGGCATTGCCTTCATTCCATGGTATCCCCTGAACGCCGGCAATGTACAGGCCCTTGAAGTGTTGAACAGCATTGCCGACAGACACCAAGCAAGTGCACATCAAATTGCCCTTAGCTGGTTGCTGCACCATGCCCCTAATATTCTGCTTATACCTGGTACTTCCAAAGTTAAGCACCTGGAGGAAAACTATAAGGCCTCCTCCATCACACTTTCTGAGGAAGACATGCAGGAGTTGAACAAGCTTGGCAACAGAAAATAA
- a CDS encoding tryptophan synthase subunit alpha (COG0159 Tryptophan synthase alpha chain), which translates to MPVTAIQNRLDTLFQEKKENILNVYFTAGYPKLNDTLPILKALEKGGADIIEIGLPYSDPVADGPTIQASNQKALDAGMTMKLLFEQLKELRKEVSVPVVLMGYFNPVLQFGVERFCQKCAEAGIDGLILPDLPMYEYREFYQPVFQQYGLHNIFLISPQTSEARVREIDENSSGFIYMVSSASITGAKKGITEEQIRYFERINGMNLQNPRLIGFGISDRDTFQLASRYAKGAIIGSAFINLLSGSQNLEHDIIRFVKSIKENN; encoded by the coding sequence ATGCCCGTAACAGCCATACAAAACAGATTGGATACCCTCTTTCAGGAAAAAAAGGAGAACATCCTGAATGTGTATTTTACAGCCGGGTATCCTAAGCTAAACGATACCCTCCCGATACTGAAAGCCCTGGAAAAAGGCGGGGCTGATATTATTGAAATTGGCCTGCCCTATTCCGATCCTGTGGCCGATGGCCCTACCATCCAGGCCAGTAACCAAAAGGCGCTCGATGCCGGCATGACCATGAAGCTTCTTTTTGAGCAGCTGAAAGAGCTGCGAAAAGAGGTTTCTGTACCCGTTGTACTCATGGGTTATTTTAATCCTGTGCTGCAGTTTGGTGTAGAGCGCTTTTGCCAGAAATGTGCCGAAGCAGGGATCGACGGTCTTATTCTGCCCGACCTGCCCATGTACGAGTACCGGGAGTTTTACCAGCCTGTATTCCAGCAGTACGGCCTGCACAACATCTTCCTGATCTCTCCGCAAACTTCCGAAGCGCGGGTGCGTGAGATTGATGAGAACAGCAGCGGCTTTATTTACATGGTATCGTCTGCCTCCATCACCGGTGCCAAAAAAGGCATCACAGAAGAGCAGATCCGTTACTTCGAACGCATTAATGGAATGAATCTGCAGAATCCGCGCCTTATTGGCTTTGGTATTTCCGACAGAGACACCTTCCAGCTTGCTTCACGCTATGCCAAAGGAGCAATCATTGGCAGTGCCTTTATTAACCTGCTAAGCGGCAGCCAGAACCTGGAGCATGACATCATCCGGTTCGTAAAATCGATAAAAGAAAATAATTAA
- a CDS encoding anthranilate synthase, component II (COG0512 Anthranilate/para-aminobenzoate synthases component II): MAEILVIDNYDSFTYNLVHILKSLGAPLRVVRNDAFTLEEVEAYDKILLSPGPGIPDEAGLMPAVIKEYGKQKDIFGVCLGHQALGEAFGAKLHNLSQVHHGVATTCLLQKEDTLFKGLPRSFQVGRYHSWAVVADTCKPDTGLEITAVDENGAVMALRHREYRIRGVQFHPESILTQHGTEMLRNWLDDK; this comes from the coding sequence ATGGCAGAGATATTAGTCATAGACAACTACGATAGCTTTACCTATAACCTGGTGCACATTTTAAAGTCGCTGGGGGCGCCTCTTCGCGTGGTGCGCAACGATGCTTTTACACTGGAAGAAGTAGAAGCATACGACAAAATACTGCTTTCTCCCGGACCGGGTATTCCTGATGAAGCAGGCCTGATGCCGGCGGTTATTAAAGAGTATGGAAAGCAGAAAGATATTTTTGGTGTGTGCCTGGGGCACCAGGCACTGGGCGAGGCTTTTGGCGCAAAACTCCATAACCTCTCGCAGGTGCATCATGGCGTTGCCACCACCTGCCTGCTGCAAAAGGAGGATACTCTATTTAAAGGATTACCCCGGAGCTTTCAGGTGGGCCGCTACCATAGCTGGGCTGTAGTAGCCGATACCTGTAAGCCCGATACGGGCCTGGAAATTACTGCTGTAGACGAAAACGGAGCTGTAATGGCCCTGCGTCATAGGGAGTACAGAATAAGAGGCGTACAGTTTCACCCCGAAAGCATTCTCACCCAGCATGGAACCGAAATGCTACGGAATTGGCTAGATGATAAATGA
- a CDS encoding anthranilate phosphoribosyltransferase (COG0547 Anthranilate phosphoribosyltransferase), translated as MKDILNQLIEHKTLDRATAREVLLKLTQGVYNGSQIAAFITVYLMRNITVDELMGFREAMLEQCLAVDLSAYDTMDLCGTGGDGKDTFNISTLSAFVVAGAGQTVAKHGNYGVSSACGSSNLLQHFGYNFTQDKEVLEKSLDEANICFLHAPLFHPAMKNVGPIRRELGVKTFFNMLGPMVNPANPHKQLVGVFSLELARLYAYLYQTTDKQYAIVHALDGYDEVSLTGAVKVYGSSSEQLLQPKDFYLPELKEDQLFGGGTIEEAAAIFERVLRGEGTQAQESAVLANAGMALHVAKECSLAEGVELARTSLRTGKALDAFRTLIGDKQKTSVQMS; from the coding sequence ATGAAAGACATACTTAATCAGCTGATAGAACATAAAACACTGGACCGGGCAACGGCCCGTGAGGTGTTGCTTAAACTAACACAGGGCGTATACAATGGCAGCCAGATTGCCGCTTTTATTACCGTATACCTGATGCGCAACATTACCGTTGATGAGCTGATGGGTTTTCGGGAAGCCATGCTGGAGCAGTGCCTGGCGGTAGATCTTTCGGCCTATGATACCATGGACCTCTGCGGTACCGGGGGCGATGGCAAGGATACCTTTAATATAAGCACCCTTAGTGCATTTGTCGTTGCGGGCGCTGGTCAGACGGTAGCCAAGCATGGCAACTATGGGGTATCATCGGCCTGTGGCTCCAGTAATTTGCTGCAGCACTTTGGCTATAATTTCACCCAGGATAAAGAGGTGCTGGAAAAGAGCCTGGATGAGGCAAATATTTGTTTTCTGCATGCACCGCTCTTTCACCCGGCTATGAAAAATGTAGGCCCTATCCGCCGGGAGCTGGGGGTAAAGACCTTCTTCAACATGCTGGGGCCTATGGTGAACCCGGCTAATCCGCATAAGCAACTGGTGGGGGTATTTAGCCTGGAGCTGGCACGTTTGTATGCCTACCTCTATCAGACTACAGACAAACAATATGCCATTGTACATGCGCTGGATGGTTACGACGAGGTAAGCCTTACCGGCGCAGTGAAAGTATACGGCAGCAGCAGCGAACAGCTCTTGCAGCCCAAAGACTTTTACCTGCCTGAATTAAAAGAAGATCAACTGTTTGGCGGGGGTACCATAGAGGAAGCCGCTGCCATTTTTGAGCGGGTGCTGAGGGGCGAAGGAACCCAGGCCCAGGAATCGGCTGTTCTTGCTAATGCAGGCATGGCGCTGCATGTAGCCAAGGAATGCAGCCTCGCAGAAGGTGTAGAGCTGGCCAGAACCAGCCTTCGCACCGGCAAGGCGCTTGATGCATTCCGAACCCTCATCGGCGATAAACAAAAAACCTCCGTCCAGATGAGTTAA
- a CDS encoding 3-deoxy-D-arabinoheptulosonate-7-phosphate synthase (COG2876 3-deoxy-D-arabino-heptulosonate 7-phosphate (DAHP) synthase) → MIIQLQKDVDEQQKAAITDKAKSIGYKLSEARTQYGHYLIGIGKADFDIRQIANMPGIADIHRVSDEYKLVSSKWKVKPTVIDLGDGVTIGQGDLAIMLGPCSIEGEEQIRQTIQHLKDTGVRIMRGGVFKPRSSPYSFRGMGIDGLKLWYQLAQEAGIKIITEVMQVSQIEEMYPYVDVFQVGARNTQNFNLLDELGKIDKAVMIKRGISGTIEELLYSAEYVFSGGNENLILCERGIRTYERSSRNTLDLNAVPILKEKTHLPVVVDPSHGIGIRHYVEPMALAAVMAGADGVIVEVHERPEQAHSDGQQTLNHEESIQMIERLRKTAQLRAEFV, encoded by the coding sequence ATGATCATTCAGTTACAAAAGGATGTGGATGAACAGCAAAAAGCTGCCATCACAGACAAAGCCAAGAGCATTGGCTACAAACTTAGCGAAGCCCGCACCCAGTACGGCCACTACCTGATTGGCATCGGCAAAGCGGATTTTGATATTCGCCAGATTGCCAACATGCCCGGTATTGCCGATATACACAGGGTATCTGATGAGTACAAACTGGTATCATCGAAATGGAAGGTAAAGCCAACGGTAATTGATCTGGGTGATGGCGTAACGATTGGACAGGGAGACCTGGCCATCATGCTGGGACCTTGTTCCATAGAAGGAGAGGAGCAGATCCGCCAGACCATTCAGCACCTGAAGGATACCGGCGTGCGCATTATGCGCGGGGGTGTATTCAAGCCCCGCAGCTCTCCATACTCTTTCCGTGGTATGGGCATCGATGGTCTGAAGCTGTGGTACCAGCTGGCCCAGGAAGCAGGCATCAAAATCATTACCGAGGTAATGCAGGTATCCCAGATCGAGGAAATGTATCCCTATGTGGATGTATTCCAGGTAGGCGCCCGCAACACCCAGAACTTTAACCTGCTCGATGAGCTGGGTAAGATTGATAAGGCGGTGATGATCAAGCGGGGCATCAGCGGCACTATTGAAGAGCTGCTTTACTCGGCAGAGTACGTATTCAGTGGCGGCAACGAAAACCTGATCCTTTGTGAGCGTGGTATCCGTACCTACGAGCGTTCCAGCCGCAATACCCTTGATCTGAATGCTGTACCTATTCTAAAGGAAAAAACACATTTACCGGTAGTAGTAGATCCTTCTCATGGTATTGGTATCCGTCATTATGTAGAGCCAATGGCCCTGGCCGCCGTAATGGCAGGTGCTGATGGTGTGATTGTAGAAGTGCATGAGCGTCCGGAGCAGGCACACAGTGACGGGCAGCAAACCCTGAACCATGAAGAAAGTATACAAATGATCGAGCGTCTGCGCAAGACAGCTCAATTACGTGCTGAATTTGTATAG
- a CDS encoding Indole-3-glycerol phosphate synthase (COG0134 Indole-3-glycerol phosphate synthase), which produces MSILQEIVKHKQAEVAERISLYPIKLLEQSIYFGSKTVSLKKYVLREDKSGIIAEFKRQSPSKGVINPYAAVERTSIGYMQAGASALSVITDRKFFGGKNEDLTVARKFNYCPILRKDFVLEEYQIVEAKAIGADAILLIAAILEPAKLKELAAFAKTLDLEVLMEVHNLEELQQNLHPEIDLIGVNNRNLNTFVTDVAVSKELAQHIPQDFVRISESGISNPATIVELRDHGYNGFLIGESFMQHSRPEQAAARFVHDLEVLQQKKKQAQAQSLQDSLSR; this is translated from the coding sequence ATGTCAATTCTCCAAGAGATCGTAAAGCACAAACAGGCAGAAGTAGCAGAGCGTATCAGCCTGTACCCCATCAAATTGCTGGAGCAAAGCATTTATTTTGGCAGTAAAACCGTAAGCTTAAAGAAGTATGTGCTGCGTGAAGATAAGTCAGGCATCATTGCCGAGTTCAAGCGCCAGTCGCCCAGCAAAGGTGTGATCAACCCTTATGCAGCGGTAGAGCGTACTTCTATTGGGTATATGCAGGCGGGCGCTTCGGCACTTAGCGTGATTACCGACAGAAAGTTCTTTGGCGGCAAAAACGAAGACCTGACGGTTGCCCGAAAATTCAACTATTGCCCAATTCTGCGCAAGGATTTTGTGCTGGAAGAGTACCAGATCGTGGAAGCAAAAGCCATTGGTGCCGATGCCATACTGCTGATTGCGGCAATTCTTGAGCCTGCAAAGCTGAAAGAACTGGCTGCTTTTGCCAAAACGCTGGATCTGGAGGTGTTGATGGAGGTACACAACCTGGAAGAACTGCAGCAGAACCTGCATCCGGAGATAGATCTGATTGGTGTAAACAACCGTAATCTAAACACCTTTGTAACTGATGTGGCCGTATCCAAAGAGCTGGCACAGCACATTCCGCAGGATTTTGTGCGCATCAGCGAAAGCGGTATCTCCAACCCCGCTACCATTGTAGAATTGCGTGACCATGGCTACAACGGCTTCCTTATTGGCGAAAGCTTTATGCAGCACAGCCGTCCGGAGCAGGCCGCTGCCCGTTTTGTACATGACCTGGAGGTGCTTCAGCAGAAAAAGAAGCAGGCGCAGGCACAATCTCTGCAGGATTCGCTAAGCCGCTAG